The DNA region TCGCTGGCCTCCTGCAGAGCCATGACGGCGGAGCTCTGGAAGCGCAGGTCGGTCTTGAAGTCCTGAGCGATCTCTCGGACCAGACGCTGGAAGGGCAGCTTGCGGATCAGCAGCTCCGTCGACTTCTGGTAGCGACGGATCTCCCTCAGAGCCACGGTACCGGGCCTGTAGCGGTGAGGCTTCTTCACGCCGCCGGTAGCCGGAGCGCTCTTCCTGGCTGCCTTGGTGGCCAGCTGCTTCCTGGGGGCTTTGCCTCCGGTGGATTTACGGGCGGTCTGCTTGGTTCTGGCCATGATTCTGCTTCTCTGCTCGGGATCAGGAGAGAAATGTGGCGAACCGCCGAGGCTCCGCTGCTCTTAAGCTGCGGCTCTGGGCGTCTCTCTGTGACGCTGC from Xiphophorus maculatus strain JP 163 A chromosome 14, X_maculatus-5.0-male, whole genome shotgun sequence includes:
- the LOC102229916 gene encoding histone H3, with the translated sequence MARTKQTARKSTGGKAPRKQLATKAARKSAPATGGVKKPHRYRPGTVALREIRRYQKSTELLIRKLPFQRLVREIAQDFKTDLRFQSSAVMALQEASEAYLVGLFEDTNLCAIHAKRVTIMPKDIQLARRIRGERA